GTTATAATCCAATGTATTTGCCTCATCTCCCGGTCTGTGATAGTATTCGGTAACCGTGCCGTTGAACGCTGTAAATCCTAAACTGAAAGTTGGTGCCGGAATTCCTTTGGCAGCAAAATGCACATTGTCACTTCGGTCAAAAAGTCCTTGCTCCGGAGCGGGATCATCGGTAGCTTTTAATCCGAAGGCCGTAGCTGCTTTTTTTATGTTCTCAGCTGCAGTAGTTCGGTTAAGACCAATAATTGTCGCAAGTGAAGTATCGTTATAACCGGCGTTGTCACTGTTAAAACAATAGACCATTTTATCCAGTGGTAATAAGGGATTGTTTACGTAGTATTCACTTCCTAACAAACCTTTCTCTTCTCCTGTAAACAATATAAACAGCGCAGAACGTTTGGTAGGATATTTTGCCAAGTTTGCGGCCATGCTTAACACAGTTGTAGTTCCCACGGCGTTGTCGCGAGCTCCATTGTAGATTGTGTCACCATTTTCATCGGGAGTTCCTATGCCCACATGGTCATAATGTGCCGAGTAAATTATAAATTCGTTCTTAAGGGTTGCGTCGGTGCCTTCGATCATGCCTACTACGTTCTGAGAGGTTATATTTTCAGTAGTTTTATCACTTATATCCACAGTTACTGTAGCCGATTTTTTGTCACTTATACCGCTAACAAAGCTCAATCCTTTGTCCTGGAGCCACAGATACACAAAGTCTTTGGCTTTTTTGTTTTCTTTAGTACTTGAAGCTAATTCGAGGCGATCACTCATAAAATTGTGTTCAATAAAACCCCAGATGTTATCTTCTGCATCAATAAATTCAATAATTCCCAATGCACCGGCGTTTTTTGCCAGTTCCATTTTTGTCTCACGCAAACCGAAGGCAGCACGGGCATCTCTTGCTTTGTCGCTTCCGGCTTTTACAATAATCATCTTCTCGGTAACATCCTTTCCTTTGTAATCTGCTTCCATTCCGTAGCCTAAATAGACTGCATTCCCCGAATACTTCATTTTGGAAGCTTCCAGAACTACCTTCTTTTTATATTCGTTTCCATCAATTTTTAATAAAAATTTATTGGGCGGACTCGTTTTTTGCAACGGTACTTCCTGAATAAAGCTACCTGTTTTAGAAATAGGCTGTACTCCGTAACTGCGAAGGGTATTTGCCAAATAAGAAGCTGCTATTTTATTTTCAGCGGTTCCGGTCTCCCGACCCTTTAAAAGGTCATCTGCCAAAAAATAGATATGTCCTTCAATAGCACTTTTGCTAACGGTAGCTTCAACTTTTTCTTGATCGGTTTGCGAAAAAAGCGAAGTGAAACTTATAAAAAGAAAGGCAAAAAAAAGTGATAAACGCATGTTTGGGTGAGTTTTGAGATTCGTAGTTAGTTAATTTTATTCTTAAAGAACACTCAGAAAAATTAATCCAAATGGTAAATTTCCCGTATTCCTTTTAAAATTGTGTCGTAATCAATTTTGAGGTCTATTAGTTTCCCGGTTTGAACGTCGAATACCCAGCCGTGAACCGTAAGTCCTCGCTTGCGATAAGCCAGCTGCACGTCGGAAGTTTTTATCACATTCACGCATTGTTCCTGAACATTTAGTTCGACGAGTCTTTTATAACGGACCTCTTCATCTGGGATTGCATTTAATTCATTTCTATGAATTCTATATACGTCTCTTATATTTCGCAACCACGGATTTAGAATTCCAAGATCTTTAGACTGCATTGCAGCTTTTACACCGCCACAACCATAATGACCACACACAATAATATGGTTCACCTCCAGATAGACTACGGCATAGTTAATCACAGACATGGCGCTGAGGTCGAGATTGGATACCAAATTTGCTATGTTTCTATGTACAAAAGCGTCACCCGGCGTTGCGCCCATCATTTCTTCGGCGGTTACACGACTGTCGCTACACCCAATATAAAGTACCTCGGGCTTTTGTCCTTCAGCCAGTTTTTTAAAATAATCGGGATCAAGACCTAATTTTTCTGAAACCCAGGTCTCGTTGTTTTTAAATATTATGTTGATGTCCATCTTTTACACGAAGTGATTGCAATTTGGTTTTAAAGATAGGGAAAGTTTCTTTATTCTTTTGTGTGGCAAATACAACATACAATGAATAAAATTACACTGGATTGGTCATAAAATATATCGAGCCGGAGTATCCTTTTTGATTACTAATTTAAAACATAAAACCCCTTGTTGCAGGTAACAAGGGGTTTAAAACAGATTCTAAAAGAATCTACTTTACTATTTTATTGATTCATAGTTTCTCCTGCACTAGTGGAGTCGGTCATTTTTGCAGCTGCTGCGATTTCCATCATGGACGCCATGATTTGTGAGCCATCCCAATACCCGTATTCTTTTACAATTTTACCATCTATAAATTGAGCTGTCAAATGCACCGGGATGTCAATAACCTTGTTATTTGCGGCCAGTGTCCCTTGCCATTCTCCCCAAAAATTTACCCAAGTTTCACCGTCGTCAGTGACTACCATTTCCATATCTCCCTCATCCTTTATAAATCCACGGGAAGCGAAATCACCTTCCTGCTCTTTAAATAAGTCGGCCGATTCTTTAGCCGATAGGGGCTTGTCTTTGGTGTTGTGATAAATCTTGGCTGTGTCGGCATAATGGCTCATATAGCCTTCCCAGTTACTACTTTCGTAATCGGCTATGGCTGCTTTAAAAGTGTCAATTTCGGGTGATGCTTGTGTGTAGCGCATCTTTTGCTCCTGACAAGATGCTAATATTACAATTGCAATCACCAGTAATCCAAAAATTCTTGTTGTTTTCATATTAGTTTATATTGGTTAGTATTCAAATTAAAATTTGCTTGGTGTAATAATATGCAGTGATATGTGACACTACTTATCATATAGTATTGAAAAATAACAATTTAAAGGTACATATTTATTATTACAGATATGCATCTGGGGTACTGTAAATTTTTTCTTACAGACACAGTGGCTTTCGGAAAAAGCTCCATGAAGATAATTAAGTGTACCTTTGGACATCATTAAAAATGATACCCCCTAATCTATCATTATTTGTAATTACACTCTATGTCATTTAAATCTTTAGGGCTTTCTGAAGCCTTGCTGAAAGCAATCAGCAAAAAAGGATATACTTCTCCTACGCCTATTCAGCAAAAAGCAATTCCCCTCGTTTTAGAACGAAAAGATATTCTAGCCTCTGCACAAACCGGAAGCGGAAAAACAGCAGGCTTTGCACTTCCTATCCTACAGATTCTAAATGGTGCACAACCACTAAGACAACGTCCTGTGAGAACATTGGTGTTAACCCCAACTCGCGAATTGGCCGCTCAGGTGCATGAGGAATTTGTAGAATACGGTGAATTTACCTCATTGCGTTCCACCGTTATTTTTGGCGGTGTAAATGCCAATCCTCAAATACGTACGCTTCGGCAGGGAGTTGATATTTTGGTAGCTACACCCGGAAGGCTTCTCGATTTACAAAATCAAAAAGCTGTTTCATTGTCGAATGTAGAAATTCTGGTATTGGATGAGGCAGACAGGATGTTGGACATGGGGTTTTTAAGAGATATTAAAAAAATATTGGCTTTGATGCCATCAAAGAGGCAAAATTTACTTTTCTCAGCTACGTTTTCAAAG
This genomic stretch from Ulvibacter sp. MAR_2010_11 harbors:
- a CDS encoding M28 family peptidase, which codes for MRLSLFFAFLFISFTSLFSQTDQEKVEATVSKSAIEGHIYFLADDLLKGRETGTAENKIAASYLANTLRSYGVQPISKTGSFIQEVPLQKTSPPNKFLLKIDGNEYKKKVVLEASKMKYSGNAVYLGYGMEADYKGKDVTEKMIIVKAGSDKARDARAAFGLRETKMELAKNAGALGIIEFIDAEDNIWGFIEHNFMSDRLELASSTKENKKAKDFVYLWLQDKGLSFVSGISDKKSATVTVDISDKTTENITSQNVVGMIEGTDATLKNEFIIYSAHYDHVGIGTPDENGDTIYNGARDNAVGTTTVLSMAANLAKYPTKRSALFILFTGEEKGLLGSEYYVNNPLLPLDKMVYCFNSDNAGYNDTSLATIIGLNRTTAAENIKKAATAFGLKATDDPAPEQGLFDRSDNVHFAAKGIPAPTFSLGFTAFNGTVTEYYHRPGDEANTLDYNYLLKFFQSYVLAGRLIANDPVTPFWTGGDSYEAAGKKLYNR
- a CDS encoding carbonic anhydrase, producing the protein MDINIIFKNNETWVSEKLGLDPDYFKKLAEGQKPEVLYIGCSDSRVTAEEMMGATPGDAFVHRNIANLVSNLDLSAMSVINYAVVYLEVNHIIVCGHYGCGGVKAAMQSKDLGILNPWLRNIRDVYRIHRNELNAIPDEEVRYKRLVELNVQEQCVNVIKTSDVQLAYRKRGLTVHGWVFDVQTGKLIDLKIDYDTILKGIREIYHLD
- a CDS encoding nuclear transport factor 2 family protein, with translation MKTTRIFGLLVIAIVILASCQEQKMRYTQASPEIDTFKAAIADYESSNWEGYMSHYADTAKIYHNTKDKPLSAKESADLFKEQEGDFASRGFIKDEGDMEMVVTDDGETWVNFWGEWQGTLAANNKVIDIPVHLTAQFIDGKIVKEYGYWDGSQIMASMMEIAAAAKMTDSTSAGETMNQ